The following DNA comes from Hypomesus transpacificus isolate Combined female chromosome 5, fHypTra1, whole genome shotgun sequence.
TACACATCCTGTTGCACATCTTGTTCAAAATAGGTTAACCCTTAACTTCCTGACCTGATATGCTAGATGGTGGTATTTGTTATGTAAATAAACCAGTGTGTCTATATACAGTTTGCTGTTATCTTTCAAAGATAGTTGTTGGACACGGACACCAGCTGTTATTGTGTGTAAGGGAATGAGAGCAACAGAAACCCAGTACCTCTGTAGCTGGGACAGTCTTCCTGCTCTGTGAGCTGGTATTGGGGAGGTCTGTGACATGGTACCTCCATAGTCTCCCCTTGTCGTCCCCACACACCACGTAGCCCTTGCCTGAGGAGGAGAACACATGACTCGGCTTAGAGGCAGAAAGGCACCATTACAATTGTGAACTGACCATTTCCATGTTGATCTAAATCgcgcaaaacatttttttttaaacaggtAGGACAAATTAGgacatgttttttgttgttgttgttttttttccttacAGTTAAGACATGTGACTTGAACTGTAAATGGTCTGTACACGTTGTGACAAGTCGAGCGTGTGTTGTACTTGGGGAAGACTCACTGGGGCAGGTGTTGAGAGACAGGTAGGGGATGTCCGTGTTGGCCCACTGCAGCTCTGCCAGGATCACAGCGCACACCTGCTTCTTCTTACTGGGCCGCTGGGTGCATGTGTCTCTCCAGCTCCACAGGTAGATGGAGCCCTGCATGTGGCTTTTAGAGGCTGGGAAAGAGATGACATTTGCATTTCAGGGTTAGCCCTTGGAATTTGCATCTCAGGGTTAGTCATTGGATCAACACTATATGGAGGCTTTAAGACTGACAATGTCTAATGAGTAGTAAAGTAGTTGGACTCACCAACAATATCATCACTGAGAAATGCCAGGCCATCAATGGTGTGGTAATCAGTGTCCTTGTCCTCCTTGTCATACACAGGGAAGGTGACCTCATATTCAGCAGACCTTGATGGggataagatttttttttacagctatTACAATCTCCACTAacatcaaaacaaaacacatgGTCCTAAGTTATAGATAATTGACAAAGTTCTAGATTTCCCTCATGCCACCAAAAACCTACGGTTTATGCGGGGTGGTCGTTTCGCACTCGAGTCAGGAGTAGCGAGTTCCAAGGGAGGAAAATATCCTGACGAGCGCCACCCGCTCACCTGTTCATGGTGTTCTTGCTGAGCTGGATGTTGTAGCAGTGCAGGCCGTCCTCACAGGCAGCTAGGAGGTGCGTGTCTGGGCTTGAGGGGGCCAGGCAGAGgtgtaggggtgtggaggaggcctccaacaccagcagctgactggaaggggaaaaagagaaatggTCCCATTAGTACTTGTATTTAGGTTTGGATTGTTGGTGTCTGTAGCCTCATTTAGAAAATCATCTTCCAAATGTGTCTGAACATGATTCAGCGTGCTGCCAAGTGTCACAGACGTTAATGTAAAACTAGCAACATCCTTTCGAGTGCCCATCGGTCACTCACATGACTTTGAAATTGTACTCGCTGTCCACTCCACCGATGTCCCACATCATGATTCTTTTATCATAAGTTCCAGCTACAGAGGTGGAAGAAGTGGTAAACATAAAAACATTAGAAGAACAAACAATGACTCATTGGGCACACTTAGCAGACCGTCAAAGCCAGTAGCTACATAGTTAACATTCCAGTGTTCTTTTCAGATACAGACCAACAAAAACATCATTGAAGGTGTACATTCCATATAAAAAGGGATCGCAAAATGGCCGTCACTCACTGAACAGGAAGTTGCCCTGCTGTGGGCTGAAGCGCAGGATTGAGATGGCTTTGCGGCTGGCGCGGAACTCTCCGTATGCCAGGTTGGCTCTGGGGTGGATCAGTTTCACCATGCCCCTCTTGCCCCCCGCCGCCAAGATACGGCAAGGCCGCGCACTGCCACCTCCCTCCCGCGACATCAGCACCAACGACCACGCGAGGGAGAAGAACTCCTGGACGACCGACAATGAGACGACAGATCAAATGCAAACATACAGAACGACTACACTTTCAGCCTGTAAACATGGAGGTGTGTGAACCTGATAGCAATAGGAGGCAGATAGACAAGATGAAGATCACAAAGATATTTGAACATGGGGCGTGAATGCCCGAGTGATTTGAAGCGGTGGTACACAAAAGCTAGTCTCACCTCTCCAGGAACCTTGTGTTTCTTCAACACCTTTCCTGTATCGCAGTCGATTAAACACACAGAATCTCCCCCACAGGTGGCCACTACACGACTCTCTCCACTCGCAGCTGTCAAGAAAATACAGTATTAGCTATCGCTGCAGGAAATGGCATGCCTTctatttacaatataaaaaacaGTCTATGGGagtcttatttatttttataaaccTTTGACCCTGTCAACACAGTCAGTTCTCAGTGGCTGAAGCATGCATACAAACAGCCATCCAGCAGGGAAAAGTACTCACCGCTACCTGAGAAACCAGGAGGCGGCTGGAAGGCACAAGCCCACAGCTGGGTGCTGAGGTCGTCGGGGCTGTTGTTTCTACTGTGACACTGCAGAGCACAGTGGGGCTTCAGACTCACCGGCTCCTGCAGggatagatggagagatgaaaagagtagaaagggggagataggtgATCAAGGAAGATGGAAGGTTGGGGTGTTAATCAATGAGACAACAACGACTGCCTAGCGGGTAACCATCAAGGAGCTGATACCAGCACAATGGAAGCCGTGGCCAACCTGAGTGGTCTATGTGCTGACTATCAAACAATGGTATTCATAGGTAGGCCTCTGAATGACCTGTATGAGATACTCttgaaaaacatttacatgtaaatttagcagacgctcttatccagagcgacttacagcaagtacagggacattcccccaaggcaagtaaggtgaagtgccttgccaatcacacaacttcatttggcaccaaccaacaaccttctgatttatagcctgactccctaactgctcagccacctgaccccttaCACATGAAACACATGAGTTGTTGTGCGTAGAGTTTGGTAAATCTCACCTTAGGCACGGAGTACACATTTTTAGTTGGCGTTCTATTGCTCCCATCGACCCCTCTGTGTTGTACGGTCTTGGTATGCGTCTTGCTCTGTTTGGCAGGTGGTGTGTCCGCTTTGAGCTGCTGCTCTTTCAATGCTTTCCTTGGGGTCTCCGATCGTCTAGGCTGCACCctagtgggggtggaggaggactgCACTGCTTGACGTGGGCTAGCTGCACTGGTCTGGTCCACTTTCTGAGGGGTGTTGAGTATACGGTTGGATTTCCGCGGGCTATCCTCTGGCAGCACCCTGGAGGGAGTGGCTGGAGCGTGCACTGCTTTACGGGGGCTTGCTGTAGTGGACCGGTCCACTTTCTGAGGGGTGTTCTGTACGCGGATAGACTTGCGTGGGCTAGCCTCCACCGTATCTTGGGAAATAACTTTTATTTTTCTCTGAGGGGTGCCAAAGTCAGAGTCAGATGCAGATGTTGAGTGTTTTCTTTTGGGAGTCTgataaaaaggagagagaacagatgaGCGGTCACACAATAACAAACTTAAATAAATACTCTTACAACATTTGCGAGAATAAATTCTCCCAAGTGTAAACTGACCTTGTCTTTAGACTGAATCAGAGAGTCAAAGAACTCTGTAGCTATCCTTTCCACctgtgagacagtgagagaaaccAGTAAGAAATAACCCCAATAACAGACACAAATACTAATAATGGCAATACTATCTACTGACAATACGACAAACTAGACAGCTTACTGTCAACGATTGAAGATTGTGAGTAAAAAACATTGTGTACAATCTTTTTTTCCAACTGAAACCTTTAAAAAAGCTACTCAGAGGAGTGGCTCATAAGAGTATTTCATCAACCTACCCTCCATTTAGTGTAGCCATTAATGGACTTTGGACCGTATTGGACCTGATGGACAGCCTTTTTGACGAAATCTCTCTTCACTTTGGCAATTTCCTCTCCCATGGCGGGGTTAGGGATGACATCACTCTCCCACACGGCCACCACCTAGAAATCACAGAAACTCGCAATCATCAAGGAAGTACACAGCCTCATAAAATCTCTCAGACCATTTGTCTCAAATAAATGACTTTTCAAGAGTGCCCATTTCTCGTCTAGGATCCATTCTATTTTGTGCATTCCATTTCATGCAGTTTCTGTGGTCAAGATTATTACCCATCAATTTTGCTGTTAACTTGACAGGCTAACACAAGCATCTAGCTGCCCTGTTGACTGTTGAGCATTGTGATACTCAATGAGAAACAACAACTTGATACATGAGTCCATTCATACCTTGGTCCTAAGGTTCTCTCCGGCGATGAAGCGTACATGGTTGGCTGTGGTGCTAATGTCCTTCCCATTATAAACCCTCATCTTAGGCAGGAGCACCATCAGCTTGTAGTTGTCATTGACCTGAAAAAATGTTCATCATACATTGAACAGtttgaaacacaaaacaaagcCCATGTACAAAACACATAAAAACCTAGATCGATATTTACTGTAAGGTATAGGTTATCTTCAACTTTCAGCTCCTCCAATGAGGTCAGCGATTCAAGTGTGGTGACATCCTCCAGGTCATTGTTGCTTAGGTCCAGTTTGAGCAAGGAGGGCAGACACATACCCTGGGGCATCTCTTCGAGAGAGTTCCCAGATAAGTCCAACTGTTCCAAACATTTGAGGCGAGAGAGCAATGGAACAGGCAAGTCCTCACTCTTAAGGCCCAACTTTGAAAGGCTGTGAAGGAACACAGACGAATGGGTTAGTAGGGTGAGTCCCATGTCGATGTTTTGGATACATCTCATATTATACATGGTAATATAAGCacaaaccaaaatatttgagcaTATGTTTACCCTATTTAACACACCTTAAGTCTGGACTTACTTGAGTATCTTTATTTGTTCCAGATTCGAGGTTTTTGGCGTGCATCTCTCCAATAAAAGTTTCTCCGTTATTTTCTCCATGCTATGTCTCTGACAAAGCGTGTGAACGAAAGAGCTCAGCACTTTAACTTAATGTGTGTACACAGAGGGGCGTAGTTAGCTCATTTAACTAAAAACTAGCCAACACGTCACATATACAGGGTTTTTGACCAAAAAGAACCATTGATGCAGTTCTAGCTACACAGGTTGGTTAATGTGGGGCATGGGGTGGGGGTGTTATTTCGATTCTATATTGTGTGCATGGCTGCGTCCGTAGTCTTGATTGAGACTGACCTGAAACTAAATGAAAGTAACGTGTGAATGGCACGATGCTAACGATGAACTATTTCTGAACTGCATTAAATAGCCTACGTGTTCCTGCGTTCTTATTCAGATTCAAGGCATTGCTCGTTCTACCGAGCTAAAGATAGTCAATAACCAGTTCTAAAGTAAAACGCAACAATAATAACCCGCACTAGTGAAGACGATCTACAGTAGCGTTCATTGCACTGAACTTACCAGTGAAAtgtttcgctagcaggggacaTCTGCAAGTCTTGTAACTTTCCCGGGAAAAAGTGATGGGTTAATCACGTGGTCAGCATCATTTCCGCAAATCGGTTGAGGTTGAACAAATGATCGACTTACTAATAGAAAACCTATTTTTGATCGTTTACAAAGAACTATAAATAtacattattgttattatatatattgtatTCCTTTAATGAGAAAGCTGTCAAAACAATTGATGTCTGTACTTTCTATAAGGTCTTTGAATGATTTGCTGTGTTGTACCCTCTTACATTCTTATGTTTGCATAGGCCCTACTCTGTAATTGATTGTATTTCTGcaataaaaataataacaaataaataagtaaGCCAAGTAGACTCAAATTAATGGAAACCAGTCACCTAGCAGCAATGTTGTTGATCAGTACTATTTTATTCTGTAGCGAATGTTCCAAATCATGAATTTCACATAAGTCATGGCAATGatgattttatttgtatgtGCTTTATGTAGGCTACTTCATTATGCCTTATAAAAATGTTTGATTAAGTTCAATCAAATTCAGAATTTGCAGGAAACTGCTAATTACAAGTTATACTACTAAAATCATTGTAATTGACATGCTCACAATAACAAATCCAAACACAGATAGTATTGCAAAAAGGGAATAGCATTATCTCTATAAAGAAGAAGAGCATTATCTCTATAAAGAAGTCCCGTGAAAGCTGCATGCAATGTTCAACAGCTGAGCCCCTAATTCTTCTTGCTCCCCACCAGGCAGGAACTCTGCAGACAGTTCTCTGTACGTGCTGCACACCCTGCGGGCATGAATGTCTTGTCTATAGATGGCATGTTTCCATCTGTGTCGTGCTTCACCTTGCAGCACCACTAGCGACCTGCGAGGAAGGTGTACTGTAACCCTgacttccccctcttccccaaTTTCGGACAGTCCCTCCTCCATGGACATAGTGAGAATGGTGTCTGAGAGCAGGTTGATGGTAACCAGACGTTCTCCCCACAGCCAACTGTCATCCAGGTGGGGGTCAATTGCAGACCCACGCTGGGGGCTGTAGTCCAAGTTGCACTGCTCAACTGGTTGAAAACCCGCTAGAACTGGCTCCTGGGACATCCGTTGCACTAATTTTTGGCTGATATCTGGTAAGCCACAGAAGCCACCTACACGTACTTTGTGTTTTTTGAAGTTGACCTTTGGTCCAAAATCctgaaaagaaaaagtga
Coding sequences within:
- the alkbh4 gene encoding alpha-ketoglutarate-dependent dioxygenase alkB homolog 4, producing MHIMSMDEEQATPDCGCKGIRSCLKCENVKGKAELNENGQTMYHDFIYDPILRLALRKDCEQVSFPFPGVFLWENFISEEDEIQLVDKIDKNVWRESQSGRKKQDFGPKVNFKKHKVRVGGFCGLPDISQKLVQRMSQEPVLAGFQPVEQCNLDYSPQRGSAIDPHLDDSWLWGERLVTINLLSDTILTMSMEEGLSEIGEEGEVRVTVHLPRRSLVVLQGEARHRWKHAIYRQDIHARRVCSTYRELSAEFLPGGEQEELGAQLLNIACSFHGTSL
- the lrwd1 gene encoding leucine-rich repeat and WD repeat-containing protein 1 isoform X2; this encodes MEKITEKLLLERCTPKTSNLEQIKILNLSKLGLKSEDLPVPLLSRLKCLEQLDLSGNSLEEMPQGMCLPSLLKLDLSNNDLEDVTTLESLTSLEELKVEDNLYLTVNDNYKLMVLLPKMRVYNGKDISTTANHVRFIAGENLRTKVVAVWESDVIPNPAMGEEIAKVKRDFVKKAVHQVQYGPKSINGYTKWRVERIATEFFDSLIQSKDKTPKRKHSTSASDSDFGTPQRKIKVISQDTVEASPRKSIRVQNTPQKVDRSTTASPRKAVHAPATPSRVLPEDSPRKSNRILNTPQKVDQTSAASPRQAVQSSSTPTRVQPRRSETPRKALKEQQLKADTPPAKQSKTHTKTVQHRGVDGSNRTPTKNVYSVPKEPVSLKPHCALQCHSRNNSPDDLSTQLWACAFQPPPGFSAASGESRVVATCGGDSVCLIDCDTGKVLKKHKVPGEEFFSLAWSLVLMSREGGGSARPCRILAAGGKRGMVKLIHPRANLAYGEFRASRKAISILRFSPQQGNFLFTGTYDKRIMMWDIGGVDSEYNFKVIQLLVLEASSTPLHLCLAPSSPDTHLLAACEDGLHCYNIQLSKNTMNRSAEYEVTFPVYDKEDKDTDYHTIDGLAFLSDDIVASKSHMQGSIYLWSWRDTCTQRPSKKKQVCAVILAELQWANTDIPYLSLNTCPSKGYVVCGDDKGRLWRYHVTDLPNTSSQSRKTVPATEIVEWPVEDKVVGASINSVAMDPDLQYTVALTDKNIVVILKRAEC
- the lrwd1 gene encoding leucine-rich repeat and WD repeat-containing protein 1 isoform X1 translates to MEKITEKLLLERCTPKTSNLEQIKILNLSKLGLKSEDLPVPLLSRLKCLEQLDLSGNSLEEMPQGMCLPSLLKLDLSNNDLEDVTTLESLTSLEELKVEDNLYLTVNDNYKLMVLLPKMRVYNGKDISTTANHVRFIAGENLRTKVVAVWESDVIPNPAMGEEIAKVKRDFVKKAVHQVQYGPKSINGYTKWRVERIATEFFDSLIQSKDKTPKRKHSTSASDSDFGTPQRKIKVISQDTVEASPRKSIRVQNTPQKVDRSTTASPRKAVHAPATPSRVLPEDSPRKSNRILNTPQKVDQTSAASPRQAVQSSSTPTRVQPRRSETPRKALKEQQLKADTPPAKQSKTHTKTVQHRGVDGSNRTPTKNVYSVPKEPVSLKPHCALQCHSRNNSPDDLSTQLWACAFQPPPGFSGSAASGESRVVATCGGDSVCLIDCDTGKVLKKHKVPGEEFFSLAWSLVLMSREGGGSARPCRILAAGGKRGMVKLIHPRANLAYGEFRASRKAISILRFSPQQGNFLFTGTYDKRIMMWDIGGVDSEYNFKVIQLLVLEASSTPLHLCLAPSSPDTHLLAACEDGLHCYNIQLSKNTMNRSAEYEVTFPVYDKEDKDTDYHTIDGLAFLSDDIVASKSHMQGSIYLWSWRDTCTQRPSKKKQVCAVILAELQWANTDIPYLSLNTCPSKGYVVCGDDKGRLWRYHVTDLPNTSSQSRKTVPATEIVEWPVEDKVVGASINSVAMDPDLQYTVALTDKNIVVILKRAEC